Sequence from the Luteibacter aegosomaticola genome:
CGGCATGGGCGACCACGCCATTGGCGGAGTCGAGCGCCTGGCGGATCAGGCCAATCTCGATGCCGGCAAGGTGATCCTTCAGATCGAGGCCGCCCTGCGGCAGCACCGACGGATCGCCTTCACCACCGTAACGGAAGGTTTCCGTCACATCCGGCTCGGCTTCCATCATGGCGATGAGCGCCGCCCCCGATACTTCCTCAACCGGCGTCGCACCGCGGTACTTTTCCGGCAGGTCAGCCGCGCGGACATCGCCCTGCGGCATGAGGATGGCCATGCGCTCCACCAGGTTCGACAGTTCACGCACGTTACCCGGCCACGGGTGCTGGCAAAGGGCGTTCATGGCGCTCGGGGTGAAACGGATCGACGACAGGCCACGCTGGACGAGACGCTGGTTGAATTCGGCAATCAGCGCCGGGAGATCTTCGAGGCGCTGGCGCAGCGGCGGCATTTCCAGCGGGAACACCGACAGGCGATAGAAAAGGTCTTCACGGAACGTGCCGCGCTCGATCGCGCCTTCGAGGTCACGATGGGTGGCAGCGATGATGCGCACGTCGCAACGCTGGGCGCGGTTGCCGCCCACGCGCTCGAATACGCGCTCTTGCAGCACGCGCAGCAGCTTCACCTGCATGGGCAGGCTCATGTCGCCGATTTCGTCCAGGAACAGGGTGCCGCCCTCGGCCAGCTCGAAACGGCCCTTGCGGGTGCTGATGGCACCGGTGAACGCGCCCTTCTCATGGCCGAACAGTTCGCTTTCGAGCAGCTCGGCCGGGATGGCGCCGCAGTTGATGGCGACGAACGGCTTATCGCGGCGCGGCGAGCAATCGTGGATGGTGCGGGCGACCAGTTCCTTGCCGCTGCCGGATTCGCCCAGCACCAGCACGCTGGAATCAAACGGGGCCACCTGGCGGATCAGCGAGTTCACGCGCTGCATCGGGCCGGACTGGCCCACGAAGCGCAGGTTCGACGTCGGCTGCTGCATGCGGGACTGCAGGCTGCGCAGGGCTTCCTGCAGGCGCTCATAGCGCAGCGGCATGTCGATCAGCTCGACATTCTGGTTGGTGTCGTCGGCGATCAGCGAGGTAGCGATCGGCGAGTCAGCCGCTACGAGCATCGGGAGTTCGCGAGCCTGGCGGCCCAGCGGGGCGAGCATCGCTTCCAGCTCGGCTTCGTCATCGACCGTGCCCACGTAGGCACCGCGCCACGACTCACCAGCGTCGACGGCCTGGATGCGGCTGGCGAGGACAGGGCGGTAGCCCAGGAAGGCCAGGGCCGAACCCACGGCATCAGCGCGGGCGGAGTCGGATTCGACGACGAGAAAGTTGGACGACTTCACCGGGATATACCTCGCATAGAGAAGGATCGAAGGCCCCACGACGAGTCCGTGTTGGAATCCCGTCGCCTTCGTTGCAAGGTATCAATCAAGGAGCGTGCCAACGTCGGAAAACCGACGGGAGATGCCTGAAATCCGTGTCAGGGAACGCAGTTTGCCCGTGTAGGCAAAACCTTTTCGGCAGTAGGTGAAAACACGTAAGTGAGCACCAGCGTCAACCGTGACGACACGCGTCACGAATGTGACGCAGGAAGACACGCGACGTTCTTACGTCACGTGACGTAAAAGGTCACCCTTGGGTCGCGTGGGCGCGGGCCTCGGCCACCTGACGGCGATGCTGCCGAAAAACCAGCCTTTCTATCTCGTCACGGACCGGCTCGGAGAGGCCCTCGAAGGCCACGAAACCCTTGCCGTCCATAGGCCCGGGCTGGCGGATACCTGGCAATTCGAGGGGGAGCGCACGGACGACGTCGAAGTGCAGTTTCAGCAGAACCGGCTGGCCAATCGGCGGCAGGCCATCCCAGGGGAGCACGGCCCCCAGGGCGTTGAAGCGCAAGGAAATACGGGGCGGCAGGGCCGCCTGCGGCAACAACAAGCGATTCACGATCTCCATCAGGACGTTGAGCTTGGCATCCAGACGGGCCACTTCCTGGCTGAGGGCGTTGTCGTCCTCGCCCGTATCGACGCGGCGGTCCATCAGGGCAGCGACGGCGACGAGCACATTGGCATTGCGGTCATTGACCGAGGCGAGCGCGGCGGAGGCCAGGCGCTCGCCGCCTTCACAGGTGGCGTGGAATCGGGCGTCCCAGGTGACACGCTCCGAAAAGGCGTTCCATGTTGCTTCGCTCATGGGCCTGC
This genomic interval carries:
- a CDS encoding sigma-54 dependent transcriptional regulator; this translates as MKSSNFLVVESDSARADAVGSALAFLGYRPVLASRIQAVDAGESWRGAYVGTVDDEAELEAMLAPLGRQARELPMLVAADSPIATSLIADDTNQNVELIDMPLRYERLQEALRSLQSRMQQPTSNLRFVGQSGPMQRVNSLIRQVAPFDSSVLVLGESGSGKELVARTIHDCSPRRDKPFVAINCGAIPAELLESELFGHEKGAFTGAISTRKGRFELAEGGTLFLDEIGDMSLPMQVKLLRVLQERVFERVGGNRAQRCDVRIIAATHRDLEGAIERGTFREDLFYRLSVFPLEMPPLRQRLEDLPALIAEFNQRLVQRGLSSIRFTPSAMNALCQHPWPGNVRELSNLVERMAILMPQGDVRAADLPEKYRGATPVEEVSGAALIAMMEAEPDVTETFRYGGEGDPSVLPQGGLDLKDHLAGIEIGLIRQALDSANGVVAHAAKLLRVQRTTLVEKLRKYGLSEAAQAG
- a CDS encoding PilZ domain-containing protein: MSEATWNAFSERVTWDARFHATCEGGERLASAALASVNDRNANVLVAVAALMDRRVDTGEDDNALSQEVARLDAKLNVLMEIVNRLLLPQAALPPRISLRFNALGAVLPWDGLPPIGQPVLLKLHFDVVRALPLELPGIRQPGPMDGKGFVAFEGLSEPVRDEIERLVFRQHRRQVAEARAHATQG